One Helianthus annuus cultivar XRQ/B chromosome 7, HanXRQr2.0-SUNRISE, whole genome shotgun sequence genomic region harbors:
- the LOC110868241 gene encoding uncharacterized protein LOC110868241, whose translation MGNCSKTLKNPNQNHIPDNNSNTHISDQFHRKTALSDVINSSPSPSSSPSDKAHRTTAHSDVINSSPSPESLPSDKVHRKTAKSDVINLSPSPLSSDKVHRKTAESDVSNLSPSPAAPPVVRLYGSLTNPNTSYIRFALNYKPVTLIFIPSETPDFGFETPVIQYGSDVISGSPVTILRYLDAKFPKPVLLSEWSAGTENIPVVVRATVLQHKSLLWHVERMVRWGEDLAARGGRARGDPVMGSARMEVKKYGKSYSQLLEVLLEHAQMEEKIVFPVLEREDRGLSKSVTEEHARDLPLMNGIKEDIKTIIVLDSGSSSCQDMLFSLSTRIKSLQENCKQHFEEEERGILPLMEAVELTQGQQERLLEQSLDVMPSTHSHLLKFFMEGLLPHEAMHYLDLITRCTDKDRAGSIYRFLVEEHHGKRNEGRPTMALLLKAKA comes from the exons ATGGGCAATTGctccaaaaccctaaaaaaccCTAACCAAAATCACATTCCAGATAATAACTCTAATACCCACATTTCCGATCAATTTCACCGGAAAACAGCTTTATCTGACGTCATCAACTCTTCTCCGTCACCGTCATCGTCACCTTCCGATAAAGCTCACCGGACAACTGCTCACTCTGACGTCATCAACTCTTCTCCGTCACCGGAATCGTTACCTTCCGATAAAGTTCACCGGAAAACAGCTAAATCTGACGTCATCAACTTATCTCCGTCACCGTTATCTTCCGATAAAGTTCACCGGAAAACAGCAGAATCTGACGTCAGCAACTTATCTCCGTCACCGGCAGCGCCACCGGTTGTCAGACTGTACGGATCACTGACAAACCCTAACACATCCTACATTCGCTTCGCACTTAACTACAAACCTGTAACCCTGATTTTCATCCCGTCGGAGACTCCAGACTTCGGATTCGAAACTCCGGTGATACAGTACGGATCTGACGTCATCTCGGGTTCACCGGTGACGATTTTACGGTATCTAGACGCGAAGTTTCCGAAGCCGGTGCTGTTGAGCGAGTGGAGCGCGGGGACTGAGAATATTCCGGTGGTGGTGAGGGCGACGGTATTGCAGCATAAGAGTTTGTTGTGGCATGTTGAGAGGATGGTGCGGTGGGGGGAGGATCTGGCGGCGCGTGGGGGACGCGCGAGAGGGGATCCGGTGATGGGGAGTGCGCGTATGGAGGTTAAGAAGTACGGGAAAAGTTATTCGCAGTTGTTGGAGGTGTTGCTTGAACATGCTCAGATGGAAGAGAAGATTGTGTTTCCTGTTTTGGAAAGAGAAGATAGAG GCTTATCTAAATCTGTAACCGAAGAACACGCTAGAGATCTACCCCTCATGAATGGCATCAAAGAAGATATTAAAACCATCATAGTTCTTGACTCAGGGAGCTCTTCATGCCAAGATATGCTCTTTAGTTTATCCACCCGCATAAAATCGCTTCAG GAGAATTGCAAGCAACATTTTGAGGAGGAAGAGAGAGGGATTCTACCGTTAATGGAGGCGGTAGAGTTGACTCAAGGTCAACAAGAGCGGTTACTGGAGCAATCTTTAGATGTCATGCCTAGTACACACTCTCACCTACTCAAGTTTTTCATGGAAGGTCTTCTCCCTCATGAAGCAATGCATTATCTTGACTTGATCACCAGATGTACTGACAAAGATCGAGCGGGCTCCATCTACCGATTCTTAGTCGA AGAACACCATGGGAAACGCAACGAGGGTCGACCAACCATGGCATTGTTGTTAAAGGCCAAAGCCTAA
- the LOC110868243 gene encoding 40S ribosomal protein S25, giving the protein MAPKKEKAPPPSSKPAKSGGGKQKKKKWSKGKQKEKVNNMVLFDKATYDKLLSEAPKFKLITPSILSDRLRINGSLARKAIKDLMARGAIRMVSAHASQQIYTRATNT; this is encoded by the exons ATG GCTCCGAAGAAGGAAAAGGCTCCTCCTCCGTCGTCTAAACCGGCCAAATCTGGTGGTGGAAAGCAGAAGAAGAAG AAGTGGAGCAAAGGAAAGCAAAAGGAGAAGGTGAACAACATGGTTCTATTCGATAAGGCGACGTATGATAAGCTTCTTTCTGAAGCTCCAAAGTTCAAGCTCATCACCCCTTCCATTCTATCAGACAGATTAAGG ATCAATGGATCGTTGGCACGAAAGGCGATCAAGGATTTGATGGCAAGAGGTGCAATTAGGATGGTGTCTGCTCATGCTAGTCAACAAATCTACACCAGGGCCACTAATACTTGA